The Octopus sinensis linkage group LG19, ASM634580v1, whole genome shotgun sequence genome contains a region encoding:
- the LOC115222334 gene encoding NFX1-type zinc finger-containing protein 1-like: MDNYNKESKTVPERNPNVIYKKLSTDTKYDGAKLNQNKFKKDNSEQSDKNQQSKSVSSDGKKYKAKKSKIKWKNLELDFQNDPWTSVRTHECSKHRICCLNLKLFQDLIEKDASSICLQLGSCEECFKYFLNKPIDLHTTTLFLKVLRQSLKSFTLKEMNNKHLSLMMYSTFFDHINDVIIAIRDINDKEKDFLTEILNIFKIILTLTPSHYVKVMQTVGIIDIAVQDPDSELNLKMKELQNLLQSISSEHAPRSRQSRTDSSYSIVDDFRNLKLIPTVGEIISNKKPILHKNIKKGAYENLDHYLDVQFCLLREDFVGPLRNGLALFIGDKKILNDKKNDDFYIYHKVYVIDWVTTKNGIQYKVSFDVSKFSNINWEQNKRFIFGSLLCLSEDNFITTYYATVSDRNSEELQQGIVTVNFFPDVKLNMVINKQFVMVESKAFYEGYRPILMGLKEIVSCDLPFKDYILYADKNVKAPKYLTACSPVFDLSCLTDKSKLVYDYSTKTVKVQRTSSTAIKVDVLGNSWPEAVSLNFNDSQLSAFSNILSKEFSLTQGPPGTGKTYIGLQTVKVLCSNYEKWCGKPMLIVCYTNHSLDQFLEGIDKFLDGGIVRVGGRSSSEILKKYSLHQMKLEFSWQNHFALNINKQNVEKEIKELKSNIDGKTDQFQETRYKIVSIDILGQYMGHLYDLLIEGFQDNFGKLNGNKYFIIEEWLGFGDVTVNEENSFEKVANYDEVIDDSDVEFLQNNHMLDTDIEDLSQARCKRNPVSDETKESDNLNNTDGFERTAKEKEKLQKRLKVELKSTEIMSVEEIDSLSYIDLWIMPVSKRWCLYRYWVSLYSSKLLEDIFELTTEYNMAAKRLEELRYEEDKIIFQNSLIIGMTTTGAARYRAILQEIQPRIIIVEEAAEILEAHIITSLNCKCEQLILIGDHKQLQPSTNVYKLAKHYNLEISLFERMFNNDIEVKCLNFQHRMRPEIAELVHPIYPELKNHHSVKLYDNIHGISKNIYFINHNQPENEVRFGTSKHNPYEASFITGLCCYLRKQGYESSQITILTTYSGQLFSIKKLIKTERLCDGVRVTIIDNYQGEENDIILLSLVRSNELNSVGYLKIDNRVCVALSRAKKGLYVIGNFKLLATNSPLWAEILLSLEEKKILVDAMILKCQNHPETCAQVTSFEDFCKAPEGGCLKPCEARLDCGHTCALLCHPYDKEHKGHQFCECKSSIR; the protein is encoded by the coding sequence ATGGACAACTACAATAAAGAATCCAAAACGGTACCGGAAAGAAACCCAAATGtgatttataagaaattatcaacagACACAAAATATGACGGAGCTAAATtgaatcaaaataaatttaagaaagaTAATTCAGAACAGTCTGATAAAAATCAACAATCAAAATCAGTGTCTTCTgatggaaagaaatataaagctaaaaagtctaaaataaaatggaaaaatcttGAACTTGATTTTCAAAATGATCCTTGGACATCTGTAAGAACTCATGAATGTTccaaacacagaatatgttgttTAAACTTGAAATTATTTCAAGACCTGATTGAGAAGGATGCAAGCAGTATTTGTCTACAGTTGGGATCCTGTGAAGAATGCTTCAAATACTTTCTCAATAAACCAATTGATCTTCACACAACAACATTGTTTTTGAAAGTCTTGAGACAAAGTTTGAAATCTTTCACACTAAAGGAAATGAACAACAAACATCTGTCACTAATGATGTATTCCACATTCTTTGATCATATCAATGATGTAATTATTGCCATAAGAGacataaatgacaaagaaaaagacttcttaactgaaatattaaatatatttaaaataattctaaCACTTACTCCCAGCCATTATGTAAAAGTCATGCAAACTGTTGGCATTATAGATATTGCTGTTCAAGATCCTGATTCAGAACttaatttgaaaatgaaagaacTACAAAATCTTTTACAATCTATCAGTTCTGAACATGCACCTAGATCCAGGCAGAGCAGAACAGATTCTTCATATAGTATTGTGGATGATTTTAGGAATCTAAAACTGATTCCCACAGTAGGAGAGATTATTTCAAATAAGAAACCTATCctccataaaaatataaaaaaaggtgcTTATGAAAATCTTGACCATTATCTGGACGTACAGTTCTGTTTGTTACGCGAAGATTTTGTTGGTCCATTACGTAATGGCTTAGCTTTATTCATCGGTGATAAGAAAAtactgaatgataaaaaaaatgatgacttttatatttatcataaagTATATGTTATAGATTGGGTAACAACTAAGAATGGTATTCAATATAAAGTATCATTTGATGTTTCTAAATTCTCAAATATCAATTGGGAACAGAATAAAAGATTTATATTTGGGTCACTTCTCTGTTTGTCTGAAGACAATTTCATAACTACTTACTATGCTACTGTTTCTGATAGGAATTCAGAAGAATTGCAGCAAGGAATTGTTACAGTGAACTTCTTTCCTGATGTTAAATTGAATATGGTAATAAATAAGCAATTTGTTATGGTTGAATCAAAAGCTTTTTATGAAGGATATCGACCTATTTTGATGGGTTTAAAGGAAAttgtttcttgtgatttacctttcaaggattatattttatatgctgATAAAAATGTGAAGGCTCCAAAATATTTGACAGCTTGTAGCCCTGTCTTTGATTTATCTTGTCTCACTGATAAATCCAAACTTGTTTATGATTATTCCACCAAAACTGTTAAAGTTCAGAGAACCTCTTCAACTGCCATTAAGGTTGATGTTCTAGGTAACAGCTGGCCAGAAGCAGTGTCACTGAATTTCAATGATTCTCAGTTAAGTgcattttccaatattttatccaAAGAATTCTCTCTTACACAAGGTCCACCAGGTACAGGAAAGACTTATATTGGTCTTCAGACAGTCAAGGTTCTCTGTAGCAACTATGAGAAATGGTGTGGCAAGCCAATGCTGATTGTATGTTACACAAACCATTCTTTGGATCAGTTTCTTGAAGGTATTGATAAGTTTTTAGATGGAGGTATTGTTCGAGTTGGAGGACGAAGCTCTAGTgaaattcttaaaaaatattcTCTGCACCAAATGAAATTAGAATTTTCATGGCAAAATCATTTTGCtctgaatataaacaaacaaaatgttgaaaaggaaataaaagaacttAAAAGCAATATTGATGGAAAAACTGACCAGTTTCAGGAAACAAGATATAAAATTGTTTCTATTGATATTCTTGGACAATATATGGGTCATCTTTATGACTTGTTAATAGAAGGTTTTCAAGATAATTTTGGGAAActgaatggaaataaatattttatcatagaAGAATGGTTAGGTTTTGGAGATGTCACAGTTAATGAAGAAAATAGTTTTGAAAAAGTAGCTAATTATGATGAAGTTATTGATGACTCTGATGTTGAATTTCTTCAAAATAATCATATGCTTGATACAGATATTGAAGATTTAAGTCAAGCAAGATGTAAAAGAAATCCCGTCTCTGatgaaacaaaagaaagtgaTAATTTAAACAATACAGATGGATTTGAAAgaacagcaaaagaaaaagaaaaattgcaaaagAGACTCAAAGTGGAATTAAAATCTACAGAGATAATGTCTGTTGAAGAAATTGATTCACTCAGTTATATTGATTTGTGGATAATGCCTGTTTCCAAACGTTGGTGCCTTTATCGTTATTGGGTATCTCTCTATTCTTCAAAATTATTAGAAGACATTTTTGAATTAACAACAGAGTACAACATGGCTGCAAAGAGATTGGAAGAGCTGAGATATGAAGAAGACAAAATCATCTTTCAGAATTCTTTAATCATTGGAATGACGACTACAGGTGCTGCTAGATATCGAGCAATTCTTCAAGAAATCCAGCCACGAATTATAATTGTAGAGGAAGCAGCAGAAATTCTTGAGGCTCATATTATAACAAGCTTAAATTGCAAGtgtgaacaacttattcttattgGTGATCACAAACAACTGCAACCATCTACAAATGTCTATAAACTTGCAAAACACTACAATTTGGAAATTTCTCTCTTTGAACGCATGTTTAATAATGACATCGAAGTGAAATGCCTTAACTTTCAACATCGCATGCGGCCTGAAATTGCAGAACTGGTTCATCCAATTTATCCAGAGTTAAAAAATCACCATTCAGTGAAACTGTATGATAATATCCATGGaattagtaaaaatatatattttattaatcacaATCAGCCAGAAAATGAAGTTAGATTTGGGACAAGTAAACACAATCCATATGAGGCATCATTTATCACTGGATTATGTTGTTATTTACGAAAACAAGGTTATGAAAGCTCACAAATCACTATACTGACAACATATTCAGGACAGTTGTTTTCTATAAAGAAATTGATTAAAACTGAGCGACTATGTGATGGTGTCAGAGTAACCATCATTGACAATTATCAAGGAGaagaaaatgacataattttattgtCTTTAGTCAGAAGTAATGAGCTTAATTCAGTTGGATATCTAAAAATTGATAACAGAGTATGTGTTGCATTATCAAGAGCAAAGAAAGGCTTATATGTCATTGGAAATTTTAAGCTTCTTGCTACAAACAGTCCACTTTGGGCAGAAATTTTGTTGTCGTTAGaggagaagaaaatacttgttgaTGCAATGATATTGAAATGTCAGAATCATCCTGAAACATGTGCTCAAGTAACATCTTTTGAAGACTTTTGTAAGGCACCAGAAGGTGGATGTTTAAAACCATGTGAAGCACGTCTAGATTGTGGACACACTTGTGCATTACTGTGTCATCCTTATGATAAGGAACACAAAGGTCATCAGTTTTGTGAATGTAAGTCAAGCATTAGGTAG
- the LOC118767203 gene encoding uncharacterized protein LOC118767203, which translates to MAHSAFKLPLHLVRAEVPTCNIGKNSEGAEVLRQCCLIVWDESTMANKGALEALDRSLKCIRDSTASMGGVTLLLSGDFWQTFPVIPKGSQVDEVHACLKSSTLWPQVKTLSLSTNMRAHLLGYSTSAAFAEDILALGEGKVPRNDRGDISISELCNTVDNPSDLLETVFPNLESSYADINWLSETTILATQNVTQCYRRPAHKPNSG; encoded by the coding sequence ATGGCACACTCGGCATTCAAGCTGCCTTTACATTTGGTGCGGGCTGAGGTTCCTACTTGCAACATTGGCAAAAATTCAGAGGGAGCTGAAGTTCTTAGACAGTGCTGTCTCATTGTATGGGACGAAAGCACAATGGCCAATAAGGGTGCCCTTGAGGCACTTGACCGGTCACTGAAATGTATCAGGGATTCTACTGCTTCTATGGGTGGTGTAACTCTATTGCTTTCAGGAGATTTCTGGCAAACCTTTCCTGTCATCCCTAAAGGGAGCCAGGTTGATGAAGTGCACGCATgccttaagtcatccacattgtggccccAGGTTAAGACCTTAAGCCTAAGCACAAACATGCGTGCACACTTGCTTGGTTATAGCACGTCTGCAGCATTTGCTGAAGACATTTTAGCCCTTGGAGAAGGCAAGGTCCCTAGGAATGATAGGGGTGACATATCCATCTCTGAACTGTGCAACACTGTGGACAACCCTTCCGATCTTTTGGAAACAGTGTTTCCCAATCTGGAAAGTAGTTATGCTGACATCAATTGGCTCAGTGAAACAACCATCCTGGCCACCCAAAACGTAACTCAGTGCTATCGACGACCAGCTCATAAGCCGAATTCTGGGTGA